The Deltaproteobacteria bacterium genome has a segment encoding these proteins:
- a CDS encoding 1-(5-phosphoribosyl)-5-((5-phosphoribosylamino)methylideneamino)imidazole-4-carboxamide isomerase (catalyzes the formation of 5-(5-phospho-1-deoxyribulos-1-ylamino)methylideneamino-l-(5-hosphoribosyl)imidazole-4-carboxamide from 1-(5-phosphoribosyl)-5-[(5-phosphoribosylamino)methylideneamino] imidazole-4-carboxamide), producing the protein LIYTDIDRDGMRTGPNLERTRELARAVSIPVIASGGVKDLEDIKQLLPLEADNVIGIITGKALYEGSLDFAQALALVSGPERR; encoded by the coding sequence CTGATTTATACTGATATTGACAGGGACGGGATGCGCACTGGTCCAAACCTGGAGCGAACCAGGGAGCTGGCCCGCGCGGTCAGCATCCCGGTCATCGCCTCCGGCGGGGTCAAGGACCTCGAAGATATTAAACAACTCCTGCCTCTCGAAGCCGATAACGTTATCGGAATCATCACGGGCAAGGCCCTTTATGAAGGCAGCCTGGACTTTGCCCAAGCGCTCGCCCTGGTTTCCGGCCCGGAGAGGCGCTGA